The following coding sequences lie in one Saccharomyces mikatae IFO 1815 strain IFO1815 genome assembly, chromosome: 10 genomic window:
- the HIR3 gene encoding Hir3p (similar to Saccharomyces cerevisiae HIR3 (YJR140C); ancestral locus Anc_4.375), with the protein MSMFNALNSNIEGELYEAEEHSRELQIEQSFNILQDALIDLKNNDFKKSDSKFQELFQIDVIKPDKWGMYRNSSPTLDNLRYLCYRNRGMYYHLYLENNYEKLNSQELVNCILKAVENLVESIQHSDADFTVTDLLTRIFKGFNSVKLERLISEYEFTKEENLSLLLGRHRKFLLNDVTLMMNNYIDLTNKLLIPNLSDKTIFEKYHLDKYKDIKPEPLDFGPILSRISEMKRQDEEIMRNLDVFNVTLNEESWDEVAKALKNLLPNIKTSSLIGRNMDPYNEIEEPIEAVKFELSESINNTPSLEKDLERQEDEQEKESVQLEDKGGNMAPSETQTSEEPRPNKRPDEHVDSTKPLQRSSKRFKEREQENSKEYVMDVHKKFFAEFNTLLSYVHVLPFCDFDTFTSKFLIGSNGKQPEILIPYTDLYECLKSWNSRYTDIFNQNDYLSSGSNENEELFQLNALLKSNAFDDKESFPRYLSDLDSNHIKLFISEVNAGNLHFHQVRLKLLFKLLGTYDVSNERRLVIDYVWESQLLKIVLWFVFGIESNIFAFISKNKEQCKYLALSIYELLVNHLGNIVEEITNKRIQGHKSADLKSQRNKVEKRIRFWHTLLEQIAEEKDTKLYVHFQWTHYCFLQYTCDIVDSRLSETLTSLESTIKDSDSSLDIAYPNYRHIPALNLNTVQSQKRKIRIIQNITVEDIAEDTNPDNHSDNHLETLERVLLHILYPSTNESAIDEEMVSFIFNSPFLLKIRLWGVLFSSYVKKSSIQDVQRIYFHVLDFMRNVLTSPFYSESNSHARHQMLLTVLTAIGYFSSQLSKILNLNMWEDSNFVIDNCMFEKLLQTFFFFYTVLFYESSAVNDSSNRSFFKRASKSSGKMKDIIIDLATLILYYYNIQARRNTPAEQGIETTEVIWSLHTLFGYFHFCDASNGKFLDLSEKLLCLFINNDSFLQLKQILWCRYHYTIASDNFSPDLHETKAVEMEKIHSLPLGTYLIKLQYQNKNPYLSSSKTTLKQIMDNIIEKIGDPSTMDNHIISRNSFLLNEYLSKPITADLLKNTFSGVTSLYLTTPRDELQQGMTAGLFYVSSLQSLGLYKMRKKSMQARPSELDSIIRMLKNDIIYNTNRFESWILLGKCYTYIVEDDLIWTSDKITVPEKKEVIALTQRKAILCYSMAISIYYSRSDRTMDDKKILLEALDDLGSMLISGYYNPMNKLCFKWKSCAENTMRLSETGDVVMEKTMKITTISDFNIEQSIFLCFNRACSLSSDIKLQDGAFMLNWFSFYSLAKFFFKTDGGNNCKLVASYITQSCELAHESSPAKDPIIEPHYLLVNACYKWVKKGSLNINAALALLSKDSQFFQEQEGFWVNDEGLAWDYQEKVFFDKIMRLLHFLLSVDKKKWQHRPRYRIARILFDDFGNVDGALKEMDSLISAKSINKNLVNIWKPDFERPGKHFIYTYQYLILYLDLLFAIKDFNTTGLVIKKLRRFSSGTVNINELLERAINVYTQSAKIKLQLQNKSYVEQILPTLNYQNFLKISEQLNQVFDQDKYPEEISSGLKLAFQLKKGHSGIAFDSVCLGIYFEYLYYPLAQRHQSFVTENNESSPVPPSSGSVTSKSTPDSNSKPSAVKKRVTKKEVFDRIRLLVDKIT; encoded by the coding sequence ATGTCTATGTTCAATGCTCTCAATTCAAATATTGAAGGTGAACTATACGAGGCAGAGGAACATTCGAGAGAACTCCAGATCGAACAGAGCTTTAATATTTTACAAGATGCTTTGATTGATCTAAAGAACAATGATTTTAAAAAATCGGATAGCAAGTTTCAAGAGCTTTTCCAAATTGATGTCATCAAACCTGATAAGTGGGGAATGTATCGCAATTCCTCTCCTACGTTAGATAATCTCCGATATTTATGTTATAGAAACAGAGGGATGTATTATCATTTGTACTTGGAGAAtaattatgaaaaattaaactCACAAGAATTGGTTAATTGTATTTTAAAGGCAGTGGAGAATTTGGTTGAATCTATTCAACACAGCGATGCTGATTTTACAGTTACAGATTTACTGACTCGTATCTTTAAAGGTTTTAATAGTGTCAAATTGGAGCGTTTGATTTCAGAGTATGAGTTCACTAAAGAGGAGAATCTCTCACTTCTACTAGGACGACACCgtaaatttcttttgaatgatGTGACtctgatgatgaataaTTACATAGACCTTACGAATAAACTTCTAATCCCCAATTTATCAGATAAGACTATCTTTGAGAAATATCATTTGGATAAGTACAAAGATATTAAACCTGAGCCGCTGGATTTTGGACCAATTCTCTCCAGAATAtcagaaatgaaaaggcaggatgaagaaataatgAGAAATTTGGACGTGTTTAATGTCACATTGAATGAAGAATCGTGGGATGAAGTTGCAAAGGCTTTGAAGAATCTGCTACCTAACATTAAAACATCGTCCCTTATCGGTAGAAATATGGATCCATATAATGAAATCGAAGAACCTATTGAAGCTGTTAAGTTCGAATTATCGGAATCAATCAATAACACACCATCCTTAGAAAAAGATTTGGAACGGCAAGAGGACGAGCAAGAAAAGGAGAGTGTACAATTGGAGGATAAGGGTGGTAATATGGCCCCATCGGAAACTCAGACCAGTGAAGAACCGAGGCCCAACAAGAGACCTGACGAACATGTGGATAGCACGAAGCCTCTTCAAAGAAGTAGTAAGCGCTTCAAGGAGAGGGAACAGGAAAACTCAAAGGAATATGTTATGGACGTTCataagaaattttttgctGAGTTCAACACGTTACTATCGTATGTTCATGTTCTACCGTTTTGTGATTTTGATACCTTTACCTCCAAATTCCTCATAGGCTCGAATGGCAAACAACCTGAGATATTAATTCCCTATACAGATCTCTATGAATGTCTGAAATCTTGGAACAGTAGATATACCGATATTTTCAACCAAAACGATTATTTATCTAGTGGTTCcaacgaaaatgaagaattgtTTCAACTAAATGCACTTTTGAAGTCTAATGcatttgatgataaagaGAGCTTTCCTAGATATTTAAGTGACTTGGATTCGAATCACATCAAATTGTTTATTTCGGAAGTTAATGCAGGCAATCTTCACTTTCACCAGGTGCGTTTGAAGTTACTATTTAAACTGCTTGGAACTTATGATGTAAGTAATGAAAGACGTCTCGTCATAGATTACGTTTGGGAATCTCAGCTTCTTAAGATAGTTCTATGGTTCGTTTTTGGAATCGAGTCAAACATTTTTGCTTTTAtaagtaaaaataaagagcaATGCAAGTATTTGGCTTTATCGATTTACGAACTGCTTGTTAACCATTTGGGGAACATTGTGGAAGAAATCACGAATAAACGGATTCAAGGGCACAAGTCAGCAGACTTAAaaagtcaaagaaataaggttgagaaaagaataaggTTCTGGCATACCTTACTAGAGCAGATTGCAGAGGAAAAAGATACGAAACTGTATGTTCACTTTCAATGGACTCATTACTGCTTCTTGCAGTATACCTGTGATATAGTTGATAGTAGGCTCTCTGAAACTTTGACGTCTTTAGAGAGTACTATAAAGGACTcagattcttctttagatATTGCGTATCCAAACTATCGTCATATACCGGCATTAAACCTAAATACAGTTCAATCtcagaaaaggaaaatcaGAATAATACAAAATATAACAGTTGAAGATATAGCTGAAGATACGAACCCTGACAATCATTCAGATAATCATCTGGAAACCCTAGAGCGAGTTCTTTTACACATATTATACCCTTCGACTAATGAGTCAGCTATTGATGAGGAGATGgtttctttcattttcaactCGCCATTCCTACTGAAAATTAGACTCTGGggtgttcttttttcatcatatgTTAAAAAGTCCAGCATACAAGATGTACAGAGAATTTATTTTCACGTGCTTGATTTCATGAGGAACGTCTTGACGTCCCCCTTCTACAGCGAATCAAACTCTCATGCAAGGCATCAGATGTTATTAACAGTACTGACAGCAATCGGTTATTTTTCCAGCCAGTTAAGCAAGATCTTGAACTTGAATATGTGGGAAGATAGTAATTTTGTGATAGATAATTGTATGTTTGAAAAACTGCTGCAaacattcttctttttttatactGTCCTTTTCTATGAAAGTTCTGCAGTCAACGACAGTTCTAATAGGtcgtttttcaaaagagcaTCGAAATCTTcaggaaaaatgaaagacaTAATAATAGATCTCGCGACATTAATACTCTATTATTATAATATTCAAGCAAGGCGCAACACGCCTGCCGAACAAGGTATTGAAACTACGGAAGTAATTTGGTCACTACATACTCTTTTTGGATATTTCCATTTCTGTGATGCatcaaatggaaaatttttggatttATCTGAGAAACTGTTGTGCCTATTCATTAACAACGATTCGTTTTTACAATTGAAACAGATACTATGGTGCAGATATCATTACACAATAGCCAGTGATAACTTTAGCCCAGATTTGCATGAAACAAAAGCGGTAGAGATGGAAAAGATACATTCTTTACCTCTAGGAACATATTTGATCAAACTGCAGtatcaaaacaaaaatccTTACCTTTCATCGTCAAAGACTACCCTAAAGCAAATTATGGATAATAtcatagaaaaaattggtgaTCCATCAACTATGGATAACCACATCATATCTAGAAACTCATTTCTATTGAATGAATATCTATCAAAGCCAATAACGGCAGATCTATTGAAGAATACGTTTTCTGGTGTCACTAGTTTATATTTAACTACTCCGCGTGACGAGTTGCAGCAAGGCATGACAGCTGGTCTGTTCTATGTATCCAGCTTGCAGTCCTTGGGATTATACAAAATGAGGAAAAAGTCTATGCAGGCAAGACCATCTGAACTGGATTCCATTATCAGAATGTTAAAAAATGACATTATATATAACACAAACCGTTTCGAAAGCTGGATATTGCTCGGAAAGTGCTACACCTACATAGTTGAAGACGATTTAATATGGACATCGGATAAAATCACAGTTCCcgagaaaaaagaagttattGCTCTGACACAACGAAAGGCAATTTTATGCTATTCAATGGCCATTTCTATTTATTATAGTAGGTCGGATCGAACCATGGATGATAAGAAGATTTTACTAGAGGCTTTGGATGACTTAGGATCTATGCTGATTAGCGGCTACTACAATCCTATGAATAAACTCTGTTTCAAATGGAAAAGCTGCGCAGAAAATACGATGAGATTGTCTGAGACTGGGGACGTAGTAATggagaaaacaatgaaaatcaCTACAATCTCGGACTTCAACATTGAACAGAGCATATTTTTGTGTTTTAACAGGGCTTGTTCTTTATCGAGCGATATCAAGTTACAGGATGGTGCTTTTATGTTGAACTGGTTTAGCTTTTATAGTCTGGCaaagttctttttcaaaacagaCGGAGGGAATAATTGCAAATTAGTTGCTAGCTATATTACACAAAGTTGTGAATTAGCACATGAATCATCGCCTGCTAAAGACCCAATTATAGAGCCACATTATCTATTAGTTAATGCCTGTTACAAGTGGGTAAAAAAAGGCTCTTTGAATATTAATGCAGCTCTTGCCTTGCTGTCTAAGGATAGCCAATTTTTCCAGGAACAAGAGGGATTTTGGGTTAACGACGAAGGACTGGCATGGGACtaccaagaaaaagttttttttgataagatTATGAGATTGCTTCACTTTTTGTTATCtgttgataaaaagaaatggcAGCACAGACCTCGTTACAGAATAGCACGGATATTGTTTGATGACTTTGGTAATGTGGATGGCGCTTTGAAAGAGATGGATAGCCTAATATCCGCAAAAAGCATCAATAAAAACCTGGTTAATATATGGAAACCAGATTTCGAGAGGCCAGGGAAACATTTTATCTATACATATCAGTATTTGATTTTGTATTTGGACTTGCTTTTCGCAATAAAAGACTTCAATACAACTGGTCTCGTTATAAAGAAACTAAGGCGTTTCAGTTCTGGAACTGTGAACATAAATGAACTTTTAGAACGTGCCATTAACGTGTATACGCAAAGTGCCAAAATTAAATTGCAATTACAGAATAAGAGCTATGTGGAGCAGATACTTCCCACACTTAACTACCAAAATTTCCTGAAAATAAGTGAACAATTAAACCAGGTTTTTGACCAAGATAAGTATCCCGAAGAAATATCTTCTGGGCTAAAACTCGCATTCCAGCTGAAGAAGGGACACAGTGGAATTGCCTTCGACAGTGTCTGTCTTGGAATTTACTTCGAGTATCTCTACTATCCTCTAGCTCAACGGCATCAATCCTTCGTAACAGAGAACAACGAGAGTAGCCCGGTACCACCATCATCTGGTTCTGTGACATCAAAGAGCACTCCAGACTCCAACTCTAAGCCAAGTGCAGTAAAGAAACGTGTTACCAAGAAGGAAGTTTTTGATAGAATAAGACTATTAGTAGACAAGATCACGTGA
- the HOM6 gene encoding homoserine dehydrogenase (similar to Saccharomyces cerevisiae HOM6 (YJR139C); ancestral locus Anc_4.374) — protein sequence MSTKVVNVAVIGAGVVGSSFLDQLLAMKSTITYNLVLLAEAERSLISKDFAPLDVGSDWKAALAAATSKTLPLDDLIAHLKTSPKPVILVDNTSSAYIAGFYTKFVENGISIATPNKKAFSSDLATWKALFSNKPTNGLVYHEATVGAGLPIISFLREIIQTGDEVEKIEGIFSGTLSYIFNEFSTSEANDIKFSDVVKVAKKLGYTEPDPRDDLNGLDVARKVTIVGRISGVEVESPTSFPVQSLIPKPLESVKSADEFLEKLSDYDKDLAHLKKEAAAENKVLRFIGKVDVATKSVSVGIEKYDYSHPFASLKGSDNVISIKTKRYTNPVVIQGAGAGAAVTAAGVLGDVIKIAQRL from the coding sequence atgaGCACAAAAGTTGTTAACGTTGCCGTTATCGGCGCCGGTGTTGTTGGTTCATCTTTCTTGGATCAATTGTTGGCCATGAAGTCCACCATCACTTACaatttggttcttttggCTGAAGCTGAACGGTCTTTGATCTCTAAGGACTTTGCACCATTGGATGTTGGTTCCGACTGGAAAGCTGCTTTGGCAGCTGCCACTAGCAAGACATTGCCTTTGGATGACTTAATTGCACATTTGAAGACTTCACCTAAACCAGTGATTCTGGTTGATAACACTTCAAGTGCTTACATCGCTGGTTTTTATACCAAGtttgttgaaaatggtATTTCTATTGCTACTCCTAACAAGAAGGCATTTTCCTCTGACTTGGCTACCTGGAAGGCACTTTTCTCAAATAAGCCAACCAACGGTTTAGTCTACCATGAAGCCACCGTCGGTGCGGGCTTGCCAATCATTAGCTTTTTGAGAGAAATTATTCAAACCGGTGacgaagttgaaaaaattgaaggtATATTCTCTGGTACTCTATCCTATATTTTCAACGAATTTTCCACTAGTGAAGCCAATGACATCAAATTTTCAGATGTTGTCAAAGTTGCTAAGAAATTGGGCTACACTGAACCAGATCCAAGAGACGATTTAAATGGTTTAGATGTTGCTAGAAAGGTTACCATTGTTGGTAGAATATCTGGTGTTGAAGTTGAATCTCCAACTTCTTTCCCAGTCCAATCTTTGATTCCAAAACCATTGGAGTCAGTCAAATCTGCCGATgagtttttggaaaagttaTCTGATTATGACAAAGATTTGGctcatttgaagaaagaagctGCTGCTGAAAATAAGGTATTGAGATTTATTGGTAAAGTTGATGTTGCTACCAAATCTGTCTCCGTAGGAATCGAAAAGTACGATTACTCACACCCATTTGCTTCATTGAAAGGTTCTGATAATGTTATTTCTATCAAAACTAAACGTTACACCAATCCTGTTGTCATTCAAGGTGCTGGTGCTGGTGCAGCCGTTACTGCTGCTGGTGTATTGGGCGATGTTATTAAGATTGCTCAAAGACTTTAG
- the IML1 gene encoding GTPase-activating protein IML1 (similar to Saccharomyces cerevisiae IML1 (YJR138W); ancestral locus Anc_4.373), translating to MFARLHGKKQRPISSINTQTPRTSNTTHANSISLSSGNLIVGSKRNLREQRDQRTSNRNLISDKKTNDNDNNNNYNKEQLHRHRSAGLKIRPHQAELGYHESRFSENLVMLNLIEFPDIKPGNLVELRTYHKNPSASNGDKKIYFIAKDFDEETKRRAKTSNVSVLSGQLQTLLDLPSRSRIWIKLKPNKADLQADVVEFNIKDCLLNRGDMWVLSSKLVDTCVFMDQRLAFLDSIRGTIKGIYRNGKKIVSGYISEQTRIIFRSESARLIFLIQITDEMWNFEETGEQLFQKMVNSFFPKIFKKWKDIDTHHTITIAFAISMDLSDTSFKDLKPGESLKNSKDYFRIVVDQVSIIHWVDIMETLREEFMEIRKDLLNKQTDKGYSVANGRFSPVIKSNFLELVNFATTILTDPFKQLDLRHTTTHVMIISPGSGLFDVDYSLLRLTGKKLLSLEMTMDLICLSKAPLHIVPLFRYRDFENQLHHCVPLWLSVFFWNDHAKKSNSEWTPRCKIYDLQMMGITENELIQEVDVEYLQLNKKVKSLSEFMNDYDKNAFEVRILPVNSNKKLSNRLNSKFDTVFEDDVVLNTRKIPATATTIHGNTKFIWRAPKSANPAIKDVQKPNVIPDLSIKMIEASTHDDYNTTNDKINTPIPSNNNDLEMSDSLVSLRSGNNQNTSLALDSLKGLSKRNSLKDFTQRVITKFISNMDTTTKNKEIKATLVKDVKDSSLTDTKIPMPPSSDNKINSIKLQNKELIDDNVINNRGNLIIKKNLSIFGLPGKETISGSPSSYLGSSHTRTSSKFSSMSDKVAFIAEGQKLKSENPNSYSFLQRFKHPLNDTWVDIESPSIPVSNEFANELLPIRWKDVWPKQVARKYSKWRSFTTPAELPITISDFPSKDDFERNFIFRNHSVTLNTDREQYNQTYKDLLRDMIYMRLLTGFQICVGRQVEKIELSRESDESETVVNKYLDFSRYSSFKLYLMIDSEIHRITCSSSGIIDVERYLRNDETNLFDQVPSYTPLVKTRYENAFRDAMIDPLHVKRKSLNWNQIDQVLAGYGDYLIDRKWHGFRAKYVVLPTDIPPNTYSMVINGKSETLNPEEIRVEGLRRLIGSITRARLRTGKEKQRRKTKREEIQPEVMFYTGPLYSFINEQQISLESSAINFKDSIFVNDSNLLNKNVELSKLAYQIQRGEDRINLVNRKWHWKKHDKCFVGSEMVNWLIRNFSDIDTREDAIKYGQKIMKEGLFVHVLNRHNFLDGHYFYQFAPEYGIDTNKLEKTNSHRSTLSDPKLMLRKASTGSSNDPGAMTPFSTAVPAMSTSNVSVTDSKEPSRPILMLSNSLVIDVDPAGKSTKQESCTVHYDRVHNPDHCFHIRLEWLTTTPKLIDDLVGNWSRLCERYGLKMIEIPWEELCTIPSVNPFHSFVEIRLAINPWDDPEFKDRELFAKSKFYYHVYLLKASGFLLDNRASKFLQNQDIEFDIMYSWGKPQFKYVQYIHHTGAYVAELRENGCLFLAPNNIYISRVNPGNIIGKIHSSSTFSLDAQKVILDFKSTCLDYQKLRSIFLDAKEMWITGKIVED from the coding sequence ATGTTTGCTAGATTGCATGGAAAGAAACAAAGGCCAATTTCTTCCATCAATACACAAACTCCAAGGACTAGCAATACTACGCATGCGAATAGTATATCCTTATCATCGGGTAATTTAATAGTTggttcaaaaagaaatttgagAGAACAAAGAGACCAGAGGACTTCTAATAGAAACCTAATTTCAGACAAGAAGACTAAcgataatgataataacaacaattaCAACAAAGAGCAGCTCCATCGCCATCGCAGCGCGGGACTTAAAATAAGGCCACATCAAGCTGAATTAGGATATCATGAATCTCGGTTTTCAGAAAATCTAGTGATGCTAAACCTGATTGAATTTCCAGACATAAAACCTGGAAATTTGGTAGAACTAAGAACATATCATAAAAATCCATCTGCTTCGAACGGAGATAAGAAGATCTATTTTATAGCaaaagattttgatgaagagaCTAAAAGAAGAGCAAAAACATCTAATGTTTCAGTGCTTTCCGGTCAATTGCAGACTCTGTTAGATTTGCCTTCTAGATCTAGAATATGGATAAAATTGAAACCAAACAAAGCTGACCTACAGGCAGATGTAGTAGAATTCAATATAAAGGACTGTTTACTAAATAGAGGTGACATGTGGGTTTTATCATCTAAGTTGGTAGACACATGTGTGTTTATGGATCAAAGGTTGGCATTTTTAGATTCTATCAGAGGTACTATCAAAGGAATTTATCGAAATGGTAAGAAGATTGTCTCGGGATATATATCTGAACAAACAAGAATAATTTTTCGATCTGAATCTGCTAGactaatttttttgattcaGATTACTGATGAAATGTGGAACTTCGAAGAAACTGGTGAacaattgtttcaaaagatggtcaattctttctttccgaaaatttttaaaaagtGGAAGGATATAGACACTCATCACACAATCACGATAGCGTTTGCTATATCAATGGATTTGTCTGATACTTCGTTTAAGGACTTGAAGCCTGgagaatctttgaaaaattcaaaagattaTTTTAGAATAGTTGTAGATCAAGTGAGTATTATCCATTGGGTGGATATTATGGAAACATTAAGAGAGGAATTCATGGAAATCAGAAAGGATTTGTTAAATAAGCAAACAGATAAGGGTTACAGTGTAGCTAATGGAAGATTTTCGCCTGTCATCAAATCAAACTTTCTCGAACTAGTCAATTTCGCCACAACAATTCTAACTGATCCTTTCAAGCAATTGGATCTAAGACATACCACAACACACGTTATGATCATTTCACCAGGATCGGGGTTATTTGATGTAGATTATAGTCTATTAAGGCTAACAGGAAAAAAACTGCTTTCTCTTGAAATGACTATGGATTTAATCTGTCTTTCAAAAGCTCCATTACATATTGTGCCTCTTTTTAGGTACCGGGACTTTGAGAACCAACTTCATCATTGCGTGCCGCTTTGGTTGagtgttttcttttggaacGATCATGCGAAAAAGAGTAATTCAGAATGGACTCCAAGATGTAAAATTTATGATTTACAGATGATGGGGATTACAGAAAACGAACTTATTCAGGAGGTAGACGTTGAATATTTGCAGCTGAACAAGAAAGTTAAATCGCTATCAGAGTTTATGAATGATTACGACAAAAATGCTTTTGAGGTGAGAATTTTACCAGTTAACTCTAATAAAAAACTATCCAATAGGTTAAATTCGAAGTTTGACACTGTATTTGAGGATGATGTGGTTTTGAACACGAGAAAAATTCCAGCAACGGCAACAACAATACACGGTAATACAAAATTTATATGGAGAGCTCCAAAATCTGCCAATCCAGCTATAAAGGACGTTCAAAAACCAAACGTAATACCAGATTTATCGATAAAAATGATAGAGGCATCTACTCATGACGACTACAATACaacaaatgataaaatcaaTACTCCTATTCCTTCTAACAACAACGATCTCGAAATGAGTGACTCGTTGGTTTCTCTAAGATCTGGCAATAACCAAAATACATCTTTAGCGCTGGATTCGCTAAAAGGACTAAGCAAAAGGAACTCACTGAAAGATTTTACTCAAAGAGTTATCACAAAGTTTATTTCTAATATGGATACTACtactaaaaataaagaaataaagGCAACATTAGTTAAAGATGTTAAAGATAGCTCTCTAACAGATACAAAAATACCAATGCCACCATCTTCTGATAATAAGATAAATAGTATAAAGTTACAAAACAAGGAGTTGATAGATGATAATGTCATCAATAATCGTGGAAATCTGattatcaagaaaaacCTGTCCATTTTTGGATTACCTGGTAAGGAAACCATAAGTGGTTCGCCCTCTTCGTATCTGGGATCATCACATACCAGAACTTCCTCCAAATTTTCCAGTATGTCTGACAAGGTTGCATTTATTGCAGAAGGCCAAAAATTAAAATCTGAGAACCCGAACAGTTATAGCTTTTTACAACGATTCAAACATCCTTTAAATGACACTTGGGTCGATATCGAAAGTCCGTCAATTCCTGTCAGTAATGAATTTGCCAACGAATTATTACCCATACGTTGGAAAGATGTATGGCCAAAACAAGTGGCCAGAAAATATAGCAAGTGGAGATCTTTTACAACACCAGCAGAACTACCAATTACAATTTCTGATTTCCCATCCAAGGACGATTTTGAGAGGAACTTTATCTTCAGGAATCATTCTGTAACTTTGAACACTGATCGAGAACAGTATAATCAAACATACAAAGACTTATTGCGGGATATGATCTACATGCGTTTGCTGACTGGCTTCCAAATCTGTGTGGGACGACaagtagaaaaaattgaacttTCCAGGGAAAGTGATGAAAGTGAAACTGTAGTCAATAAGTATCTAGACTTCAGTCGATACAGTTCTTTCAAGCTCTATCTAATGATCGATTCTGAGATACATAGAATAACATGCTCCTCGAGTGGAATTATTGATGTAGAGAGATATTTGAGAAATGATGAAACGAACTTGTTTGATCAAGTTCCTAGTTATACACCTTTAGTTAAGACAAGGTATGAGAACGCATTCCGTGATGCTATGATTGATCCACTCCATGTTAAAAGGAAATCTCTTAACTGGAATCAAATTGATCAGGTCCTAGCAGGTTATGGTGATTACTTAATAGATAGGAAATGGCACGGATTTAGGGCTAAATACGTGGTCTTACCAACAGATATTCCGCCGAATACTTATTCCATGGTCATCAATGGAAAGAGCGAAACTTTGAACCCCGAAGAAATAAGAGTTGAAGGGTTGAGAAGATTAATTGGCTCAATTACGAGGGCAAGATTAAGAACAGGAAAGgagaaacaaagaagaaagaccaaaagagaagaaatacAGCCTGAAGTTATGTTCTACACTGGCCCACTCTATAGCTTCATTAATGAGCAACAAATATCTTTAGAAAGCTCTGctataaatttcaaagattctaTTTTTGTAAACGATAGcaatcttttgaataaaaatgtGGAATTATCCAAACTAGCGTATCAAATTCAACGCGGTGAAGATCGTATTAATTTGGTTAACAGAAAATGGCACTGGAAAAAGCATGACAAATGCTTCGTTGGCTCAGAGATGGTTAATTGGCTGATAAGAAACTTTTCTGATATAGATACTCGAGAGGACGCAATTAAATACGGACAAAAGATCATGAAAGAGGGACTGTTTGTTCACGTATTGAACAGGCACAATTTTTTGGACGGTCATTACTTCTATCAATTTGCACCTGAGTACGGAATAGACACAAacaaattggaaaaaacGAATTCTCATCGCTCCACGTTATCCGATCCAAAGCTGATGCTGAGGAAAGCTTCCACCGGTAGCTCAAATGATCCGGGCGCTATGACTCCCTTCTCTACAGCAGTACCTGCTATGAGTACTTCGAACGTCTCTGTTACCGACAGCAAGGAACCATCACGCCCGATCTTAATGCTAAGTAACTCCCTTGTTATTGATGTCGATCCTGCGGGCAAATCCACAAAGCAAGAATCGTGTACTGTACATTATGACAGGGTTCATAATCCTGATCACTGTTTCCATATAAGATTGGAATGGTTGACTACGACCCCAAAATTAATTGACGACTTGGTTGGGAACTGGTCTAGGTTATGTGAAAGGTACggtttgaaaatgattGAAATCCCTTGGGAAGAACTTTGCACCATCCCTTCGGTTAACCCATTTCACTCTTTTGTCGAAATTAGGTTAGCTATCAACCCTTGGGACGATCCGGAATTCAAAGATAGAGAGCTTTTTGCTAAAAGCAAATTTTACTATCACGTTTATCTTCTGAAAGCATCTGGATTTTTACTAGATAACAGGGCATCCaaatttttgcaaaatcAAGATATAGAGTTTGATATCATGTATTCATGGGGAAAACCACAGTTCAAGTACGTTCAATATATTCATCATACCGGTGCTTACGTTGCAGAACTGAGGGAAAACGGCTGTCTGTTTTTAGCTCCCAATAACATTTATATATCTAGAGTGAATCCAGGAAATATAATTGGGAAGATTCATTCCTCATCGACCTTTTCATTAGATGCTCAAAAGGTTATTCTAGATTTCAAATCAACTTGTTTAGATTATCAGAAATTAAGGTCAATCTTCTTGGATGCAAAGGAAATGTGGATTACAGGGAAAATTGTAGAGGACTGA